AAGGGGCGCTCGTAGCTGTAATGCAGAATCCCGAATTTATTCAGATGCAACAAGATTATCTCGACTATAAAAGCCAGCTGCAGTTTTTAAAGCAGGAACTCGACCGCCAGGAAGAATTGGCAAAGGAAAACGTAAACTCTAAAAAAGCACTTCAGAAAGCAAGGAGCGAATACCAGAGTGTAAGTGCAAGATTGCTGGGGCAACGCTCAAAACTTTCTTTACTGAATATCAGTTTTTCGGCACTGGAAAAAGGGCAGATCCAGAAAACCTTTAACCTCTATGCGCCGATGTCGGGTTACGTAACACAGGTTAACACCAATATCGGTGCCTTTGCCAGCACCACTGATGTATTGTTCAAAATTGCCGATACCGAGCACCTTCATGCAGAGCTTACGGTATTTGAAAAAGATGTACCCAAGCTTAAGCTGGGGCAGAAAGTCCGCTTTGTACTGGCCAACGAGGAAAAGGAACGCATGGCTACGGTTTATCTCATCGGCCGGGAAATTAGTAAAGAGCGTACCGTGCAAATTCACTGCCACCTGGATAAGGAGGATACACAGCTGCTTCCGGGCATGTACCTTAGGGCTTATGTAGAAAGTGGTATGAACAAGGTAGAAGCTTTGCCTGATGCGGCAATTGTTGAATTTGAAGGCAAAAAGTTCGTCTTTATAGATCAGCCCGATAGTAAGGGCAGCAACACTTACCGATACAGGATGACGGAAGTAAAAACAGGCGTTGCAGAGAATGGTTAT
The nucleotide sequence above comes from Pedobacter riviphilus. Encoded proteins:
- a CDS encoding efflux RND transporter periplasmic adaptor subunit, which codes for MRSIYKYFILISFPFYLAGCSSPKSEKEPEKEAVHEKSDIVTLTAEQHKLSEITLGDIELKELSGTTKVNGVLDLPPQSLVSISTPLEGIVKSTNMLQGKRVAKGALVAVMQNPEFIQMQQDYLDYKSQLQFLKQELDRQEELAKENVNSKKALQKARSEYQSVSARLLGQRSKLSLLNISFSALEKGQIQKTFNLYAPMSGYVTQVNTNIGAFASTTDVLFKIADTEHLHAELTVFEKDVPKLKLGQKVRFVLANEEKERMATVYLIGREISKERTVQIHCHLDKEDTQLLPGMYLRAYVESGMNKVEALPDAAIVEFEGKKFVFIDQPDSKGSNTYRYRMTEVKTGVAENGYTQVSFAEQIGDVKVVVKGAYDLLSKVKNAEEEGEGH